The following DNA comes from Dehalobacter sp..
GTTTTTCGGTTGTGGTCGTATCCATCAATTTACCTCCCGGGGAATTCCGGCATGGAACCCTTCAACAGGGTTTCGCCATGCCGCAGCAGATTGGACATGATCTCAGCCGCCAGGTCGGGCTGGCGGTTGCGTACCGCCTCGACAAGACGGACATGATAAGCGTGCACGTCGCGCAGCACCTCGCTCCCTTGGACCAGTTGAAAGAAGGAGCCGGTGAGATGCGTGTAAACGTTTTTGAATGAATTCAGGATCAGCGGATAGATCAGGTTGCCCGAGATGATCGCCAGCGCGAGGTGAAAATCAAAATCGACTTCGGTGAGTCCCGCCACGTTTGCGCGGCTGCAATCCCGTTCGCGCTGCAGCAGGGCGTCCAGTTCGGCGATTTGTTCGGGTGAAGCGTGCAGCGCCGCCAGGCGCGCGGTCTCGGTCTCCATCAAAACGCGCATGGCGAACAGGCTTTTGATGAATTGCGGATCGAGCGCGCCCTGGTTGAACGCCAGCAGGGTGGAGAGCATGGCGACCGAGCCGGACTTGCGGAAATCGCTCACCTGCACCCCGCGGCGCGGCAGGATGGACACCAGCCCCTTGGCTTCCAGGTCCACCAGCGCTTCGTGCAGCACCGGGCGGCTGACGCCCAGGGCAGCGGCGAACTCCCGTTCGGAGGGCAGCCTCTCGCCGGGCTTGAGCTCCCCGGAGAGGATGAGACTTTCCAGGCGCGAGACGCAGGCCTCTTTCAGGCTGCTGACGTGGAGGGGTTTGAAGGGTAGGTTCATGGTAGGTTATGGGTAACTGGTAAAACCACCAGCCAATAATGATTATATTGAAGTTTTTTCCAAAAAGCAAATTTTTGATTTGAAACAATGTTGGAAATTTCTTCTGCAACTTTAGTGGATATGTATGTTTTATATATATATTTGTATTTATAGGTTTGAATAATTTTTGTAGTCAAGTTGATTAAAACTGAAATTCATATAAAATAAATTAAGGCAATAAGGAATATTTCAGCTTAAGGATATAGCGATGAGAATTCGAGAATACGAATATAAAGATTTAAAGTGGAAATTCTCAAAATTATCTTTTCAAAAAATCAACCTAATTGTAGGCGACTCTGGAACTGGAAAGACCAGGCTACTTAATACTATTTTTAATTTAGGCACATCAGTAGTACACGGAGAGGCTATTGGAGAATGTGATTGGGATGTTTGTGTTCAAATTGAAAAAGACATTTACAAATGGAAAATTTCTACTTATTTAGAAAAAGAAAAATCTTACGTTGGATCTGAAAGTTTATTGATAAATGATACACAGATTATTAATCGTGATAGAGAGTCTTTATTATTTAACGATGAAAAAATGCCAAAGTTGCCAAAAAACCAACCTTCGATATATATATTCAAAGATGAGCAAAAAATAAGTCCACTTTATGAGGGCTTTTCTAAAATATTACGCCGACGGTTTTTTAGTGATGAGCAAGAGAAAAACACAAGACTAATCATGTTAAACATGAAAATGATAAATGATTTCGGAAAAACACTTGATCTTTTTGAATTGTATAAAATGGATTTGCCTCTAACCCCAAGGCTATTAATTTTGAAGCGATATTTTCCAAAAATTTATAATCAAATAATAAATTCTTTTCTTGAAACTTTTGAATATGTCACTGAGGCGGGTATTCTTGAAAATCTAGAAATTAATAATATAAACATACCAGACAACACCCCAATTTTTTGTATAAGAGAAAGGAATGTTGATAAACCTATCAGGTTGGATGAATTATCATCTGGAATGCAAAAAGCATTATTAATAATTACTGACTACTTTTCACTTCCTGCAAATAGTATTTATCTCATTGATGAATATGAAAATTCGTTGGGTATTGGTCCAATAAATTTGTTACCTAACCTACTTAAGACATATGATAATGACCTGCAAATATTTATTACAAGTCACCATCCTTACATTATTACAAAATTCCCTGTGAGTAATTGGTATATTACTCATAGAATTGGTTCAAACGTAAAATTTGAATTTGGAGAAAGCTTAGATAATATTTATTCGAAATCTTTACAGGATAAATATTTTCAATTAATAAATGATAAAAATTATACTGAGGGGATAGGGTGAATATATACACAATCGTTGAGGGAGAAAAAGCCGCAAAGAAAATTTACCGCGAATGGATTAGTTATGTGAATAAGGACATACATCCAGTCGATTATATTCAAGATGTGGTATCTAACAATTATTACATTCTAGCTGGTTATGGCCAACCCGAATTTTATAACCGAGTAGATACGGCAATAGAAGATGTAAATATCAACAAGGTGTTTGATCGCCTTGTTGTTGCAGTAGATTCTGAAAATGCAACTAGAGACCAAAGGTTAGAGAAAGTAAATAAGGTTCTTGCGTGTCACAAGTGTCGTGTTGAAGTAAAAATCATCATACAACATTTTTGTATGGAGACTTGGTTTTTGGGAAATAAAGATACTTTTAGAAGAAATCCCCAAGACCCTAATC
Coding sequences within:
- a CDS encoding FadR family transcriptional regulator, which produces MNLPFKPLHVSSLKEACVSRLESLILSGELKPGERLPSEREFAAALGVSRPVLHEALVDLEAKGLVSILPRRGVQVSDFRKSGSVAMLSTLLAFNQGALDPQFIKSLFAMRVLMETETARLAALHASPEQIAELDALLQRERDCSRANVAGLTEVDFDFHLALAIISGNLIYPLILNSFKNVYTHLTGSFFQLVQGSEVLRDVHAYHVRLVEAVRNRQPDLAAEIMSNLLRHGETLLKGSMPEFPGR
- a CDS encoding ATP-binding protein; the encoded protein is MRIREYEYKDLKWKFSKLSFQKINLIVGDSGTGKTRLLNTIFNLGTSVVHGEAIGECDWDVCVQIEKDIYKWKISTYLEKEKSYVGSESLLINDTQIINRDRESLLFNDEKMPKLPKNQPSIYIFKDEQKISPLYEGFSKILRRRFFSDEQEKNTRLIMLNMKMINDFGKTLDLFELYKMDLPLTPRLLILKRYFPKIYNQIINSFLETFEYVTEAGILENLEINNINIPDNTPIFCIRERNVDKPIRLDELSSGMQKALLIITDYFSLPANSIYLIDEYENSLGIGPINLLPNLLKTYDNDLQIFITSHHPYIITKFPVSNWYITHRIGSNVKFEFGESLDNIYSKSLQDKYFQLINDKNYTEGIG